The sequence below is a genomic window from Deferribacterota bacterium.
TATTAATTTAAGATCTTTCATATGCTAATTTTACAACCTTCTTTGCTAGAATAAGATTTGAATCTATGATATTATCCTTATTATCTATAAAGGGAAGTAAAATTGATAATTCTGTACAAGCAGCTATCAATATAGTATTTTTATAATTGCTTAGCTTATTTATTAATCCTATAAAAGAATTGGCTGCTTTTTTAATATCCCCTTTTTTTACTGTTAAAATAATTTCCATAATCTGCTTTTGTTCTTCAAAATTGGGATATTCTAAAGGAAATTTACCAAAATATTCATTATAAATGTGAGACTTTACAAGCCCATCAGTGCCAAGAACTAAAATTTTATCAATATTTTTATAATTTTTATATATATATTCTTTTACTGATTCTATCATATCGATAAATTCTATACTTTTGGTTAAATCCTTTAAAAGTTTCTTTATAAAATAGTGGGCAGTATTGCAAGGCATGCACAAGAGATCGCACTCGTTATTAGTTAATCTATTTGCTGATTCTAATATATAAGGGTAGGGGTTTTGGCCGTTACTTAAGATATATTTAGTT
It includes:
- a CDS encoding amino acid racemase yields the protein MKTIGIIGGMGPYATLDFFKKILDESKVEKDQDHLHLIIDNYPQVPDRTKYILSNGQNPYPYILESANRLTNNECDLLCMPCNTAHYFIKKLLKDLTKSIEFIDMIESVKEYIYKNYKNIDKILVLGTDGLVKSHIYNEYFGKFPLEYPNFEEQKQIMEIILTVKKGDIKKAANSFIGLINKLSNYKNTILIAACTELSILLPFIDNKDNIIDSNLILAKKVVKLAYERS